The sequence TGGATATTGTAACTCAGTGGTTGTTGGCTATTCAAGACATCGGTCGATGAATAGTGAGCAATAAAGAATACAGGTAGAGTCAAAGTTATCAGCGCGATCGCGGTTCCCACAATGTCTGCCAAGCGATGGGAATATGTATCGGTAGAGTTGGCAGACTGGCTATTTAAATTCATACAAAATTGCAATTCATCACATCACTTGCTAGGTCTACTCTCCTAAAGAGAGCCTTAATCCTATATTATCTATTGTTTCACCGTAAATTTGTATCATGGTCGAATTTAAACCAGTTTTATAAGTGTCATAATATTATTTGTTACTTTTTCGTTTGGATACAAAGTTGAGCACAAACATTTTATAATTTGATTGCTAACTAATGTTTTTATGTTGTTCTGTGTTTAGTGTAATCTATTATTCTCACTTCTGTTTAAAGAATAGCATCAGCAGTTACATTTTTTATTTTTTCTTAAAATACACATGGACGGCATAAAAAATATATTTTCGCCTCAAAAGCTTTTGTAATAAGGTTTTTTCGATTATTAACTGTTGCGGTTTGTCCAGAAAAATACCGAATAAACACTGAAAATATCTCTTGAGAGATAGTACCGAAGCTGTAGTTACACTTAAATCAGTTGAAAACTGAATTACCACTAAGTAATTTTGTTTTTTTAACTACAAACTATTGCTGAACCACTAAATACACTCCTAAATAGTTTAGCGGTATTCATGCAATAATTGCGCTCAATAAGTACTGCTCCATGAAAATCACCTAAATTGATCAATATCACTGCGGTTTTGTCAATCTATATAGAGATAGAATAAACACTTTATTGTCAATCAAAAATCACGGGGAAGAAATAAATTTTTCTGACATCAAATATATTTTCAACAAAAATTATAGTGAATAGGGGTACGAAAAAACCGCCACTAGATGAGGGCGGTCTAGTTAAACAATCGGAGGGTAGTCGTAGTTTACTCTGCTTATTTGATAACTTCTGTAGCAGAGTTGGCGTTTGTAGAATTAATAGACGTTGGTTGAAAAAGGAGTTAGGAACTAGTGGTGTGTTTCATTACGAACTAGTCGAAATTAATGCGATATACCACTAAGGAAAGTCATTTTTATTGTTCCCTTTTCTCCTTTCCCGACTCCTTTGAAAAGTCTAATGTCTACCATAAGCGCTCATAGGTTCTTTGATAAATCGGATGTAAAGATGCTTGAAAGTTGATTTAATTACACGGGGCATGGCAAAATCGATGGGCATCATTTTATCTGGTAATCGCCAATCTTCGATGCGTAATAAGTCAGGTTCTAAGTGAGGAAACTGAATTTGGGCGAGTTCTGGACACATACCCAAGCGTTGGGAAGCAGCGATGGTGGGTACTTGATGGGGTGGAACATTGACGATTTCTACCACTGCGCGATCAAGAGCAAATACATCGGCTGCGGCTGCTAAAACACCTAAAAGCCGGGGTTCGCCACCACTAGGGCCATTGCCTTCATGACCAATGATGCCATCTAAGATGGTAAGATCAGGATTGATGGCTCTGGCGGTTTCGACTAACATTTCGCCGAAGCGGTTGGCATCTTTTCCAGCTTCTAAATGCCACCAAGCTTTCATTTTCCCAGGAACGCAGCCAAACAGGTTTTTGACTCCCATTGTTAATGTGAGTTGCATGTGGGATTTGAACTTGGGTAGGTTAATCACGACATCTGCTTCCATCGCTTCTTTAGACAGACGCAGGTGTTGAAAATTTTCACCGATAGTTTGGTATCGCTGCCCGTGAAAATCGATAATCGGGAGGTGGAGTTCTTCTATAATTGGCTGATAGCCATTGGCCACGGCGACTGCTTTAGCACTACCAAAAGCGGGACTATCTCCCAAAAATGGTAATCCACCAACTTCTATAACCATGCGAGCAACTTCATAAACTAGTTCGGGGCGGGTGGTACACTCTTTGCTAGGACGGGAGCCAGTGAGCAGGTTAGGCTTGAGCAAGACGCGATCGCCTTTTTTCACAAAAGCCGCTATTCCTCCCAGAGGTTCTAGCAAAGTGACTAGTGATTCCCGCAAAGCTTCTCGTTCGTAGGAAGTAGCCCGGATGAGACTGACAGTTGGTTGTTGAGTCTGCATGGATGGTAAATTACGCATAGTGAAAATAGAAAAGAAAAGATTTTTCCTCTTCTATCTTCCTACTATGGTTTTAATCTATCTCTATTTGTTCTGCCCTGAGGGGTGAGACACCACTCATCTGTTCCAGATTTAACACTGCGGCTAATTCGTCCGCAGTCATCAAGCCTTTGGCGATGACAATTTCTCTGAGAGATTTCCCTGTTTCTAAGGATTCTTTGGCGACAGCAGCAGCATTGAGATAACCGATGTGGGGATTGAGGGCTGTAACTAGGGCTAAACTACCTTCAGCGTATGCTAAACAGCGATCGCGGTTAGCAGTAATTCCTTGGATGCAACTTTTTGTGAGAGAGTTGATGGTGTTGCCCAAAATTTCGATGCTGTGAATGAGATTATAAGCGATCAAGGGCATCATCACATTTAGTTCCAATTGTCCGGCTTGGGCGGCTAGGGCGATCGCACTGTCGTAACCCATCACCTGAAAGCACACCATTGATGTCATCTCTGCCATAACTGGATTGTATTTACCTGGCATAATCGAGGAACCAGGTTGCACTGGCGGTAATTGAATTTCTTTGAATCCGGTTTTGGGGCCTGAATCCATTAATCTTAAATCATGGGAGATTTTGACTAAATCTTGGGCTAAGTTGCGTAAAGCGCCGGAGACATTAACAAAGGGAGCCATACTCTGCATTGCAGCCATGAGATTCGGTGCTGGTTCTAAGGGAGAATTGATTAACTCTGCAAGTATTTGCACAACTCGCCCACGATAAAAAGGATGAGTATTTAAACCAGTTCCCGCTGCGCTTCCGCCCAAACCCAAAACCATCAAATCGCCGGAAGCGGTGTATATGCGGTTTTGGTGTTCTCCTAGAATACACGCCCAAGCCTGAAAATTATCACCCAAGCGCACAGGTACGGCGTCTTGGAGGTGAGTTCTGCCAGATTTGACGATATCTTGAAATTCTGCGGCTTTGTCTGTTAAAGATGCGATCGCTTGATCTAAAGCTGGGTGTAATGTATGCGCCAGTGCCAATAAACCACCAATGCGAATCGCTGTCGGGATAACATCATTGGTAGACTGTCCATAGTTAACGTGGTCATTAGGACTCACACGCTGGTAATTGCCTTTTTGCTCACCCAGAATTTCTAAGGCGCGATTGGCTAAAACTTCATTCACATTCATGTGATGGGAAGTTCCCGCTCCAGCTTGATACACATCCACCACAAATTGATCGCGCAAATTCCCCGCCAGTATTTCATCAGCCGCTTTAACGATCGCTTGACTGATTTCTGGGGGAATGCAACCTAGTTCACCGTTAACAATAGCTGTTGCTTTTTTAATTAATAAACAAGCATCTACGTAAGTAGATAAAGGCTTAATTCCGCTGATAGGGAAGTTTTCCGTTGCTCTTAGTGTTTGGATGCCGTAATAAACACTACTAAGGATTTGGCGATCGCCCATGGAATCCCGTTCGCTACGGTATAAAGAATCTGTTTGTTCAGTCATAAATTTTTTTGGGATAATCTCAAGAACACAGATCATGCCATGGGACTATACCAATTCAAAATTGAAAATTTGCGAATAGGACAAGATAGACAAATAATCACCAATTCCCCATGCCCATTTTTGCGATGAACTTACCCAACTCAATTACATTTTCCCGCCTTTTAGCTGTACCATTTTTGCTTTATGGCTTGTACAACCCGACGCCACAGGCTAGATGGATTTGTTTAGGAATTTTTTTGATTGCGGCGTTGACTGATTGGTTAGATGGCTATTTAGCTAGAAAACTCAACCAAATTACCGATTTGGGTAAGTTTCTTGATCCTTTAGTGGATAAATTCTTAGTACTTGCGCCATTACTGGTGTTGGTAGAAATCGGCAAAGTGCCAGCTTGGGGAGTGTTTCTGATTTTAGCGCGAGAATTAGCGATCGCTGGTTGGCGGGTAAATCAAACTACGATTACGGGGGCGAATATTTGGGGTAAACTCAAAACTGTTAGTCAAATCATGGCGATCGCTCTCATGATCGCACCATTATCGCAGGTTTGGCAGATGCCCGCTTTGATTGCTTTTTGGGTCGCTGTCGCTTTAACTTTGATTTCTGGGGTAATTTATTTGTTGCCATCTCAAGATTAGATTTTTTGGATAAATCTTTTTTTGTTTCGCGCAAAGGCGCATAGACACGAAGTGGCTTCCCGAAGGGTAGGCGCAGAGAAGAGGAGGCTAAGAACAACTTTTGCAAGAGTCACCCCATCTCCCCACACTCCCCACACTTCCCACACTCCCCACACTCCCCACACTCCCCACACTCCCCACACTCCCCATCCCCCCATCTCCCCATCTCCCCATCTCCCCACCTCCCCATCATCTGCCTTTACCGAGTAACACGACTCTGATAGTTTTAAAAGCGATCGCAATATCTAACCAAAAGGAGTAATTTTTGATGTAGTAGAGGTCATAAGCTAATTTTTCGTAGGCATCTTCTACTGAGGCGCCGTAGGGATATAGTACTTGTGCCCAGCCGGTGATTCCTGGTTTGACTAAATAACGTAACTCATAATAAGGAATTGCTTGTTTGAGCTTGATATCAAATTCTGGTCGTTCGGGACGGGGGCCGATTAAACTCATTTCACCTTGGAGCACGTTCCAGATTTGCGGTAGTTCATCGATCCGCAGTGCTCTTAACCAGTGTCCCACTCTGGTGATGCGTGGATCGCGTTGAGACGCCCATTGTGCGCCGCGCTTTTCGGCATCTTGATACATGGAACGGAATTTATAAACTCTGAATGGTTTACCGTATAAGCCTGTGCGGAGTTGACTATAGAAGATTGGGCCTGGACTATCTAATTTAATTAGCAACGATACTAAAACCATGAGGGGAAAGAGTAATATCAATAGCAGTACGGTGACAACTAAGTCTGTACACCGCTTCAGCTTGAGACTGATACCGCAAGAAATTAAATTAAATCCAGCGCTAAAGGCTAACCATTTATCTTCTAATAGGGAGGAGGGAATTTTGTACCACAAGGTTTCGCAAATATCCGGTAGTCTATAAACTGGGATGCCTTGCAGCCGTAATTCCATCAATTGTTGGATTTGTGCGGCGGAAAAATCTATTTGGGTGGCTACGACTACTCCTGACCAAGGTTGTTGATTCCAGTGATGCAAGTCGGTGAAGCAGCCGCTGCAATTGAGTTCTGCTGCTGTTTTTCTTAATTGTGTGATATTTTGGTCAGTCTCGGCGAGGACGACCAATCGCCCTAGGGGGTTTTGCTCTGTAAACATTTGGGCAAATTTGATGGCACTATCACTTGCACCCAAGATTAACCAATAACTTTGTTGAGCGTGCGATCGCAACCATTTTACCGCCCATAAGCGTAATGCGATCGCGCAGATGGTAAACATACTCAAGCTAATGAATAAAACGCTTGGTTCTAACAAGCGGTAATCTGGCCAAGATTGGGATAGATAAATCAGAGTATAGGCGATCGCGCCGACGATTAAGTTGCTGATGATGATCCGAGCCGGAGCGCGCAAACCTGCAATTTGCTTGTCTGGATGGTAAGTATCTGCTAAATAGAATCCAGTGATGGTAAGCGATATTAAACCATAAATTAGCAGATTCAGACTCGGCAATACTTGACCTAAGCGTAAGTAAACAGCCACCTGCAAACATACAACTAAGGTGAAAATATCCATTACTAAAAGCAACGTGGGTAAAAAACGCGGGCTTTTCAGTAACTTAATACTGCTCTTGTAACCGTGAAATGGTATCTCCAGCATAAGTATTTTTACTAATTTTGTTTTTGAGGTTAATGAGATGCAGCGAGTATCTTTTGATGCATTGTCATACTTTATCCCAGTAACCCTGATCTAGAGCGTCCATTATAAGTTGCAAATATAGCAAAACTCTTTAGCTGTTTTTCAAATTATTTCAGTGAGTCCTGTTATCTTGCTAGTCCGATTTGCTACAAAAAATTATAATAA is a genomic window of Fortiea contorta PCC 7126 containing:
- a CDS encoding DUF362 domain-containing protein, which encodes MQTQQPTVSLIRATSYEREALRESLVTLLEPLGGIAAFVKKGDRVLLKPNLLTGSRPSKECTTRPELVYEVARMVIEVGGLPFLGDSPAFGSAKAVAVANGYQPIIEELHLPIIDFHGQRYQTIGENFQHLRLSKEAMEADVVINLPKFKSHMQLTLTMGVKNLFGCVPGKMKAWWHLEAGKDANRFGEMLVETARAINPDLTILDGIIGHEGNGPSGGEPRLLGVLAAAADVFALDRAVVEIVNVPPHQVPTIAASQRLGMCPELAQIQFPHLEPDLLRIEDWRLPDKMMPIDFAMPRVIKSTFKHLYIRFIKEPMSAYGRH
- a CDS encoding aspartate ammonia-lyase, translated to MTEQTDSLYRSERDSMGDRQILSSVYYGIQTLRATENFPISGIKPLSTYVDACLLIKKATAIVNGELGCIPPEISQAIVKAADEILAGNLRDQFVVDVYQAGAGTSHHMNVNEVLANRALEILGEQKGNYQRVSPNDHVNYGQSTNDVIPTAIRIGGLLALAHTLHPALDQAIASLTDKAAEFQDIVKSGRTHLQDAVPVRLGDNFQAWACILGEHQNRIYTASGDLMVLGLGGSAAGTGLNTHPFYRGRVVQILAELINSPLEPAPNLMAAMQSMAPFVNVSGALRNLAQDLVKISHDLRLMDSGPKTGFKEIQLPPVQPGSSIMPGKYNPVMAEMTSMVCFQVMGYDSAIALAAQAGQLELNVMMPLIAYNLIHSIEILGNTINSLTKSCIQGITANRDRCLAYAEGSLALVTALNPHIGYLNAAAVAKESLETGKSLREIVIAKGLMTADELAAVLNLEQMSGVSPLRAEQIEID
- the pgsA gene encoding CDP-diacylglycerol--glycerol-3-phosphate 3-phosphatidyltransferase; amino-acid sequence: MNLPNSITFSRLLAVPFLLYGLYNPTPQARWICLGIFLIAALTDWLDGYLARKLNQITDLGKFLDPLVDKFLVLAPLLVLVEIGKVPAWGVFLILARELAIAGWRVNQTTITGANIWGKLKTVSQIMAIALMIAPLSQVWQMPALIAFWVAVALTLISGVIYLLPSQD
- a CDS encoding sugar transferase; the protein is MDIFTLVVCLQVAVYLRLGQVLPSLNLLIYGLISLTITGFYLADTYHPDKQIAGLRAPARIIISNLIVGAIAYTLIYLSQSWPDYRLLEPSVLFISLSMFTICAIALRLWAVKWLRSHAQQSYWLILGASDSAIKFAQMFTEQNPLGRLVVLAETDQNITQLRKTAAELNCSGCFTDLHHWNQQPWSGVVVATQIDFSAAQIQQLMELRLQGIPVYRLPDICETLWYKIPSSLLEDKWLAFSAGFNLISCGISLKLKRCTDLVVTVLLLILLFPLMVLVSLLIKLDSPGPIFYSQLRTGLYGKPFRVYKFRSMYQDAEKRGAQWASQRDPRITRVGHWLRALRIDELPQIWNVLQGEMSLIGPRPERPEFDIKLKQAIPYYELRYLVKPGITGWAQVLYPYGASVEDAYEKLAYDLYYIKNYSFWLDIAIAFKTIRVVLLGKGR